One part of the Malus sylvestris chromosome 2, drMalSylv7.2, whole genome shotgun sequence genome encodes these proteins:
- the LOC126605898 gene encoding diacylglycerol O-acyltransferase 1A-like, whose protein sequence is MEIADSPEAVATAGATTSPRADPDLNHTLRRRPSAATVAEFDSNANQDGNSLNDLVRDSGSDDLVGARICDAGDAGRIGGSDGSAESVNAVQDKKGLGENDRAVDPSAAKFTYRPSVPAHRRVKESPLSSDAIFRQSHAGLFNLCIVVLVAVNSRLIIENLMKYGWLIKTGFWFSSRSLRDWPLLMCCLTLPIFPLAAFVVEKLALQKCISEAAVVSLHIVITTTSILYPVLVILRCDSAVLSGVTLMLFACIVWLKLVSFVHTNYDMRALHKAVEKGDATPSSLNTDYPHNNNLKSLAYFMVAPTLCYQTSYPRTASVRKGWVFRQLVKLIIFTGVMGFIVEQYINPIVKNSQHPLKGDWLYAIERVLKLSVPNLYVWLCMFYCFFHLWLNILAELLCFGDREFYKDWWNAQTVEEYWRMWNMPVHKWMVRHIYFPCIRHGVPKGVAIVISFLVSAVFHELCIAVPCHIFKLWAFIGIMLQVPLVLITNFLQDKFRNSMVGNMIFWFIFCILGQPMCLLLYYHDLMNRKGQLE, encoded by the exons ATGGAGATTGCGGATTCGCCTGAGGCAGTAGCCACCGCAGGCGCCACCACGAGCCCCCGCGCAGACCCAGATCTCAACCACACGCTACGCCGCAGACCCTCAGCCGCCACCGTGGCGGAATTCGACTCGAACGCGAACCAGGACGGCAATTCCTTGAACGATTTGGTTAGAGACTCGGGGAGTGATGACTTGGTTGGCGCCAGAATCTGCGACGCCGGCGATGCGGGTCGTATTGGAGGCTCTGACGGCTCGGCGGAGTCTGTCAATGCTGTTCAAGACAAGAAGGGACTCGGCGAGAATGATCGGGCCGTTGATCCCTCCGCCGCGAAATTCACGTATCGGCCGTCCGTCCCTGCTCATCGGAGAGTTAAGGAGAGCCCTCTCAGCTCTGATGCCATCTTCAGACAG AGCCATGCAGGTCTCTTCAATCTGTGTATAGTAGTACTTGTTGCTGTAAACAGCCGGCTTATCATCGAGAATTTAATGAAG TATGGATGGTTAATTAAAACTGGTTTTTGGTTTAGTTCAAGATCGTTGCGCGATTGGCCACTTCTTATGTGCTG CCTTACTCTTCCTATATTTCCCCTTGCGGCCTTTGTAGTTGAGAAGTTAGCGCTACAGAAGTGTATATCTGAAGCT GCTGTTGTTTCTCTTCATATAGTCATTACCACAACTTCAATCTTGTATCCGGTTTTGGTGATTCTCAG GTGTGATTCTGCAGTTTTATCTGGTGTTACTTTGATGCTCTTTGCTTGCATCGTGTGGTTAAAACTCGTATCTTTTGTGCATACAAACTATGATATGAGAGCACTTCACAAAGCAGTTGAGAAG GGGGATGCCACACCTAGTTCTCTGAATACAGATTACCCTCATAATAACAACTTAAAAAGTTTGGCATACTTTATGGTCGCTCCAACATTATGTTACCAG ACTAGTTACCCTCGCACAGCTTCTGTGCGAAAAGGTTGGGTGTTTCGTCAACTTGTGAAGTTGATAATTTTTACTGGAGTGATGGGATTTATAGTAGAACAA TACATCAACCCTATTGTCAAGAATTCACAACATCCTTTGAAGGGGGACTGGTTATATGCCATAGAGAGGGTTTTGAAGCTTTCAGTTCCCAATTTATATGTGTGGTTATGCATGTTCTATTGTTTTTTCCATCTCTG GTTAAATATTCTTGCTGAGCTGCTTTGTTTTGGAGATCGGGAGTTCTATAAAGATTGGTGGAATGCACAAACTGTTGAGGAG TATTGGAGAATGTGGAATATG CCTGTTCATAAATGGATGGTTCGCCATATCTATTTTCCATGCATACGGCATGGAGTACCCAAG GGAGTTGCCATCGTAATCTCCTTTCTAGTATCTGCTGTATTTCATGAG CTATGCATAGCTGTTCCCTGCCACATATTCAAGTTGTGGGCTTTTATTGGAATTATGTTGCAG GTACCACTTGTCTTGATCACAAATTTCCTGCAAGATAAATTCAGAAACTCAATG
- the LOC126588323 gene encoding DEAD-box ATP-dependent RNA helicase 12-like translates to MCGDATNWDEEAYRESILKEREIQTRTVFRTVWAPSLNPNPDTVVVASSDGSVSSYSIPSLISKLPLGFSNVKSPNVCRSLMAEPTCFLQAHEGPAYDVKFYGNGEDSVLLSCGDDGRIQGWRWKDWEESDVPIHLQGKHVKPIIDLVNPQHKGPWGALSPIPENNALAVYNEGGCIFSAAGDSCVYCWDVERGQVKMTFKGHSDYLHSVVARNSTNQIITGSEDGTARIWDCKSGKCVQVYEPAKGIKLKGFFSCVSCIALDASESWLACGSGQSLSVWNLPASECISRVSTCASVQDVVFDENQVLAVGAEPLLSRFDINGAILSQMQCAPQSAFSVSLHPSGVTAVGGYGGLVDVISQFGSHLCTFGCRCVSPLYSPIPLLLMGTRHVPGWNLDWRDAKTIHKPSLAEFSLINHHPPNPSLSLSLSPSRNPQLRGLDPRSLGNPYFQKTSTKLSPDALSLSPRLQLSHSSLEVMAAAPEGSQFDTRQYDTKMSEILATDQQEFFTSYDEVYDSFDAMGLQENLLRGIYAYGFEKPSAIQQRGIVPFCKGLDVIQQAQSGTGKTATFCSGILQQLDYSLTECQALVLAPTRELAQQIEKVMRALGDYLGVRVHACVGGTSVREDQRILSNGVHVVVGTPGRVFDMLRRQSLRPDSIKMFVLDEADEMLSRGFKDQIYDIFQLLPSKIQVGVFSATMPPEALEITRKFMNKPVRILVKRDELTLEGIKQFYVNVDKEEWKLETLCDLYETLAITQSVIFVNTRRKVDWLTDKMRSRDHTVSATHGDMDQNTRDIIMREFRSGSSRVLITTDLLARGIDVQQVSLVINYDLPTQPENYLHRIGRSGRFGRKGVAINFVTKDDERMLFDIQKFYNVVVEELPSNVADLL, encoded by the exons ATGTGCGGCGATGCAACGAACTGGGACGAAGAAGCATACAGAGAATCCATATTAAAGGAGCGAGAGATCCAAACCCGAACAGTTTTCCGAACCGTTTGGGCTCCGTCGCTTAACCCTAACCCGGACACCGTCGTCGTCGCCTCCAGCGACGGATCGGTTTCCTCCTACTCCATCCCCTCCCTTATCTCCAAGCTC CCACTGGGTTTCAGCAATGTGAAATCTCCAAA TGTTTGTAGGTCGTTAATGGCGGAACCTACTTGCTTCCTTCAAGCTCATGAAGGACCTGCTTATGATGTTAAGTTTTACGGAAATGGCGAAGATTCTGTATTGTTGAG TTGCGGTGATGATGGACGGATTCAAGGATGGAGGTGGAAGGATTGGGAGGAATCGGATGTGCCTATTCATTTGCAAG GAAAGCATGTGAAACCCATAATTGACCTTGTGAACCCCCAACATAA AGGTCCATGGGGGGCTTTATCTCCAATCCCAGAAAACAATGCTCTTGCTGTTTACAACGAG GGGGGATGCATTTTTTCTGCTGCTGGTGATTCTTGCGTCTATTGCTGGGATGTG GAAAGAGGTCAAGTCAAAATGACTTTTAAGGGGCATTCAGATTACTTGCATTCTGTAGTTGCTCGGAACTCTACCAATCAG ATCATAACTGGTTCAGAGGATGGGACAGCACGGATATGGG ATTGCAAAAGTGGAAAGTGCGTTCAAGTATATGAGCCAGCCAAGGGTATTAAGTTGAAAGGATTTTTTTCATGCGTCAGTTGCATTGCTCTTGATGCAAGTGAAAGCTGGTTG GCTTGCGGTAGTGGTCAGAGTTTATCAGTTTGGAACCTTCCTGCTTCTGAATGCATTTCAAGGGTTTCAACTTGTGCATCCGTACAGGATGTAGTATTCGATGAAAATCAA GTATTAGCAGTTGGAGCAGAACCTCTACTTTCCCGTTTTGACATAAATGGGGCGATTCTTTCACAAATGCAATGTGCTCCTCAGTCTGCCTTTTCCGTCTCATTACACCCATCTGGG GTTACCGCAGTAGGAGGTTACGGTGGTCTTGTGGATGTTATTTCGCAGTTCGGAAGCCACTTGTGCACATTCGGCTGCCGATGCGTT AGTCCGTTATATTCTCCTATTCCACTCCTGCTAATGGGTACCCGCCACGTACCCGGATGGAATCTGGACTGGAGGGACGCGAAGACCATACACAAACCCTCACTCGCTGAGTTTTCACTCATCAATCATCATCCGCccaacccctctctctctctctcgctttcTCCCTCGCGCAATCCTCAACTCCGCGGCTTAGATCCGAGGAGTTTGGGAAACCCTTATTTCCAGAAAACCAGCACAAAGCTCTCTCCcgacgctctctctctctctcctcgccTTCAACTTTCTCACTCATCACTCGAAG TCATGGCAGCAGCACCTGAAGGATCGCAATTTGACACTCGTCAGTATGATACCAAAATGAGCGAAAT ACTTGCAACTGATCAGCAGGAATTCTTTACATCGTAtgatgaagtttatgatagttTTGATGCTATGGGTCTTCAAGAGAATCTTCTGAGGGGAATCTATGCTTACG GTTTTGAAAAGCCCTCGGCTATTCAGCAAAGAGGAATTGTTCCCTTCTGCAAGGGTCTTGATGTGATTCAACAGGCTCAGTCTGGAACTGGAAAGACAGCGACTTTCTGTTCTGGTATTCTTCAACAGCTTGATTATAGTTTGACGGAATGCCAAGCCTTGGTTCTTGCACCCACTCGAGAGCTTGCTCAACAGATTGAGAAGGTTATGAGGGCTCTTGGAGATTATCTAGGTGTGAGGGTGCATGCTTGTGTTGGTGGAACTAGTGTCCGTGAGGACCAACGCATTCTGTCAAATGGAGTTCATGTTGTTGTTGGAACTCCAGGTCGTGTTTTTGACATGCTTAGAAGGCAGTCACTCCGTCCTGATAGCATCAAGATGTTTGTTTTGGATGAGGCTGATGAAATGCTTTCCCGTGGTTTCAAGGATCAG ATCTACGACATATTCCAGCTTCTTCCATCAAAGATTCAGGTTGGTGTGTTCTCTGCCACAATGCCACCTGAGGCCCTCGAGATCACAAGGAAGTTCATGAACAAACCCGTGAGGATTCTTGTGAAGCGTGATGAACTCACCCTGGAAGGTATAAAGCAATTCTATGTCAATGTTGACAAGGAGGAATGGAAGCTTGAGACTCTTTGCGATCTGTATGAGACCTTGGCTATTACCCAGAGTGTCATTTTTGTTAATACTCGACGCAAGGTTGACTGGTTGACTGACAAGATGAGGAGCCGAGACCATACAGTTTCTGCCACCCATGGAGACATGGACCAGAACACCAGAGACATCATCATGCGAGAGTTTCGTTCTGGATCATCTCGTGTCTTGATCACCACTGATCTTTTGGCTCGTGGTATTGATGTTCAGCAAGTCTCCCTAGTTATTAACTATGATCTGCCCACCCAGCCCGAGAACTACCTTCACAGAATTGGTCGTAGTGGACGTTTTGGAAGGAAGGGTGTTGCCATCAACTTCGTAACAAAGGATGATGAGAGGATGCTGTTTGACATCCAGAAGTTCTACAACGTGGTTGTGGAGGAGCTGCCATCAAACGTCGCGGATCTTCTGTGA
- the LOC126606075 gene encoding glycylpeptide N-tetradecanoyltransferase 1-like yields the protein MSDNNSPPGSPKEADHDSDANQAVKDDSSLETIVRKFQDSMSVGKKHTFWETQPVGQFKDLGDVSLPEGPIEPPTPLSEVKQVPYNLPTPYEWTTCDLDSEDTCTEVYNLLKNNYVEDDENMFRFNYSKEFLRWALHPPGYYKSWHIGVRAKTNKKLVAFITGVPARIRVRDAVVKMAEINFLCVHKKLRSKRLAPVMIKEVTRRVHLENIWQAAYTAGVVLPTPITTCQYWHRSLNPKKLIDVGFSRLGARMTMSRTIKLYKLPDSPATPGFRKMELRDVPAVTRLLRNYLSQFVVAPDFDENDVEHWLLPEENVVDSYLVESPETHDITDFCSFYTLPSSILGNQTYSILKAAYSYYNVTTKTPLLQLMNDALIVAKQKDFDVFNALDVMQNESFLKELKFGPGDGQLHYYLYNYRMRNALKPSELGLVLL from the coding sequence ATGAGTGATAACAATTCCCCACCTGGGTCTCCTAAGGAGGCAGATCATGATTCTGATGCAAACCAAGCTGTTAAGGATGATAGCTCATTGGAAACCATAGTCCGAAAGTTCCAAGATTCGATGTCGGTTGGAAAAAAGCACACATTTTGGGAGACTCAACCGGTTGGGCAGTTTAAGGATCTTGGGGATGTGAGTTTGCCTGAGGGCCCGATTGAGCCCCCTACCCCTCTGTCTGAGGTCAAACAAGTGCCGTACAATCTGCCAACTCCATATGAATGGACCACGTGTGATCTGGACTCGGAAGATACCTGCACTGAGGTCTACAATCTGCTGAAGAACAATTATGTCGAGGATGATGAGAACATGTTTAGGTTCAACTACTCGAAGGAGTTTCTTAGGTGGGCTTTGCACCCACCTGGTTACTATAAGAGCTGGCATATCGGGGTTCGTGCAAAGACTAATAAGAAGCTGGTTGCTTTCATTACTGGTGTTCCTGCTAGAATCCGGGTCCGTGATGCGGTTGTGAAAATGGCTGAGATTAATTTCTTATGCGTGCATAAGAAGCTGAGGTCGAAAAGACTTGCACCGGTTATGATCAAGGAGGTGACAAGGAGGGTTCATTTGGAGAACATATGGCAAGCAGCTTACACTGCTGGAGTGGTTCTTCCAACTCCTATAACAACTTGCCAGTACTGGCATAGGTCTTTGAACCCAAAGAAGCTTATTGATGTTGGGTTTTCAAGGCTTGGTGCTAGGATGACTATGAGCCGAACCATAAAACTTTATAAGCTACCAGATTCACCTGCCACTCCTGGGTTCAGAAAAATGGAACTTCGTGATGTCCCTGCTGTTACTCGTCTGCTGAGGAACTACTTGAGCCAGTTTGTGGTCGCACCAGATTTCGATGAAAATGATGTCGAGCATTGGCTTCTTCCAGAGGAGAATGTGGTGGACAGTTACTTGGTTGAGAGCCCAGAGACTCATGACATCACTGACTTCTGCAGCTTCTACACTCTTCCTTCGTCTATCCTTGGCAATCAGACGTACTCAATCTTGAAGGCTGCATACTCCTATTATAACGTCACCACTAAGACTCCATTGCTTCAGCTGATGAACGATGCACTCATTGTTGCAAAACAGAAGGATTTCGATGTTTTCAATGCACTTGACGTCATGCAGAATGAGTCGTTTTTGAAGGAGCTGAAATTTGGACCTGGCGATGGGCAACTTCACTATTATCTCTACAACTACCGGATGAGGAACGCGTTGAAACCCTCGGAGCTTGGACTTGTACTCTTGTAA